A genomic window from Micromonospora sp. WMMA1947 includes:
- a CDS encoding BadF/BadG/BcrA/BcrD ATPase family protein, which produces MSDTVVVGLDVGGTSTRAAALSLDGTRLGTGRAGGGNPTSHGAERAAAELLAALRAALADIDPLRVRAGVIGLAGAGRLLADPHGRDAFDRAWAEAGLRCPYAVHGDALVAYASGTAAPDGTVLVAGTGAIAAQVRDLRLDRTADGHGWLLGDAGSGFWLGREAVRRLLADLDRAEAPDDLGRQVLAELTGTTAVDDQPRATAGAVVQAVTRRPPVELARLAPLVVSSAHDGQPTAVALIAEAAALLAESVSRIRPPGAADPVVLGGGLLTGDTPLAGAVRAELAGRWPDAPLHTAGDGAAAAAWLAARDLPEVTDPAALHTRLVPPPA; this is translated from the coding sequence ATGTCGGACACCGTCGTGGTCGGCCTCGACGTCGGAGGTACGTCCACCCGCGCGGCCGCGCTGAGCCTCGACGGCACACGCCTGGGCACCGGCCGTGCCGGCGGCGGCAACCCCACCAGCCACGGCGCCGAACGGGCCGCCGCCGAGCTGCTCGCCGCCCTGCGCGCGGCGCTCGCCGACATCGACCCCCTTCGGGTACGCGCCGGCGTCATCGGCCTCGCCGGGGCCGGCCGCCTCCTGGCCGACCCGCACGGCCGCGACGCGTTCGACCGGGCGTGGGCCGAGGCAGGGCTACGGTGCCCGTACGCCGTGCACGGCGACGCCCTGGTCGCCTACGCCTCCGGTACGGCTGCCCCGGACGGCACCGTGCTCGTCGCCGGCACCGGCGCGATCGCCGCCCAGGTACGCGACCTGCGGCTGGACCGCACCGCCGACGGTCACGGCTGGCTGCTCGGCGACGCCGGATCCGGCTTCTGGCTCGGCCGCGAGGCGGTCCGCCGGCTACTGGCCGACCTGGACCGCGCGGAAGCCCCCGACGACCTGGGACGCCAGGTGCTGGCGGAGCTGACCGGCACCACCGCTGTGGACGATCAGCCGCGGGCGACCGCCGGAGCCGTGGTGCAGGCGGTGACGCGACGGCCGCCGGTGGAACTGGCCCGGCTCGCGCCGCTCGTCGTGTCGTCGGCCCACGACGGGCAGCCGACGGCCGTCGCGCTGATCGCCGAGGCCGCGGCGCTGCTGGCGGAGAGCGTCTCCCGGATCCGCCCGCCGGGTGCGGCCGATCCGGTGGTGCTCGGCGGCGGGCTGCTCACCGGCGACACCCCGCTGGCCGGCGCGGTACGCGCGGAACTGGCAGGCCGCTGGCCGGACGCGCCGCTGCACACCGCCGGGGACGGTGCGGCCGCCGCGGCCTGGCTCGCCGCCCGCGACCTGCCCGAGGTGACCGACCCGGCCGCACTGCACACCCGCCTGGTGCCCCCACCCGCCTGA
- a CDS encoding MurR/RpiR family transcriptional regulator has translation MVEHEVETSAATAVVDAGPADRLGADGVLARVRAGTGELTGALRRVAEHVLSDPEAAARATIVELAERSGTSPATITRFCRAMGFEGYADLRLGIAAETGRARSAGWTVDIGREIQPGDPLSRVLDQIMAADTRAMHDTAALLDLAEVERAAVAIAGASRVNIFGASGSALVGEEMQFSLHRIGVAAWAWSDVHEGLASAALLGAGDVALGISHTGQTRETIELLAEAGSRGATTVALTGFPRSPLAELADIVLVTASQATTFRPDALSARHPQLVVLDLLYIAVAQRTHDRAHAAFRRTAQAVDGHKAAKGSPS, from the coding sequence ATGGTCGAGCACGAGGTGGAGACTTCCGCGGCGACCGCGGTGGTCGATGCCGGTCCGGCCGACCGGCTGGGCGCCGACGGCGTGCTGGCCAGGGTCCGGGCCGGCACGGGGGAGCTGACCGGGGCGCTGCGCCGGGTCGCTGAGCACGTGCTCAGCGACCCGGAGGCGGCGGCCCGGGCCACCATCGTCGAGCTGGCCGAGCGCAGCGGCACCTCGCCGGCGACCATCACCCGGTTCTGCCGGGCGATGGGCTTCGAGGGCTACGCCGACCTGCGGCTCGGCATCGCCGCCGAGACCGGGCGGGCGCGCTCGGCGGGCTGGACCGTCGACATCGGACGCGAGATCCAGCCCGGCGACCCGCTGTCCCGGGTGCTCGACCAGATCATGGCCGCCGACACGCGGGCGATGCACGACACCGCCGCGCTGCTCGACCTGGCCGAGGTGGAACGCGCGGCGGTCGCCATCGCCGGGGCCAGCCGGGTGAACATCTTCGGCGCCAGCGGCAGCGCGCTCGTCGGCGAGGAGATGCAGTTCAGCCTGCACCGCATCGGCGTCGCCGCGTGGGCCTGGAGCGACGTGCACGAGGGGCTGGCCAGCGCCGCGCTGCTGGGCGCCGGTGACGTCGCCCTCGGGATCTCGCACACCGGGCAGACCCGGGAGACGATCGAGCTGCTCGCCGAGGCCGGCAGCCGCGGTGCCACCACCGTCGCGCTCACCGGCTTCCCCCGCTCGCCGCTCGCCGAACTGGCCGACATCGTGCTGGTCACCGCCAGCCAGGCCACCACGTTCCGGCCGGACGCGCTCTCCGCCCGGCACCCGCAACTCGTCGTGCTCGACCTGCTCTACATCGCGGTGGCGCAGCGCACCCACGACCGCGCCCACGCGGCCTTCCGGCGTACCGCCCAGGCCGTCGACGGGCACAAGGCCGCGAAGGGGTCCCCATCATGA